The Cyclobacteriaceae bacterium DNA segment GCTGTTAAGGAAATCCGATGTTTTATCTTCAGTTACTTTTTCAAGATTAAACTCAGAACGGAAAATTTCGAGTAGAACCATGAGCGGCCGCTGATATAACGTTCCGTAATCGCCTGGCATATCAATCAAGGTTTTGTGATGGCGCACATACACTTCGTTTTTCTTGCCGAGGTGGTGGGGATCGAATTCTGAAACCATTTTCTTTAATCCCGGGAATACTACTTTGGCGGCCAGTTCATGCCTGAGTTCTGCATCGGTCATTTTATCCATTAACCTGATCACATTGGGAAGATGATCGGCCAGTTCGTACCCGCAGTCGTTGGCGGCTGCGGTGTGCTCCCGGCTCAGGTTTACCAGCAGTTCGGCACGCTTGTAGTCGTCACCAAAGAGCAGGTAGCCAACATCCAATGTGGTGATGGCCTGCACTTCAAAGGTGCGCGTGTGCAACTCCTGCATCTCATCCAGAGAGGCTGTGGAAACAAACTCGGTAAAGGGTTCCAGCACTTGGCCCAACTCAGGATAACAACCATCCAGGTAAAGCTGAATTTCCTTTACTTTTTCGGTAAAGCCTTCCAACGGAAAATCCGTGAGTGCCGACAACAAGGTTAATCTTGAATTTTTTGTCTTAATCATATCCTGTTTGTTTTCGTTATGCACTGCGTAACGGTTCCGATTTAAATCCAAATCCAACAGAGCCACGGGCATCGCCTGGAAACTCCAGCATCTCCAGCGATTGCTCGCGGTGTGAAGCCGGTATCACAAATCGATCATCAAACTTGGCCAGCGAAGTGAGGTAGTAAATTGCTTCTGCCTCTTCGGCTGTCAGGTTGGTGTCTTTCATTACCTGGTCAACCTTAGCCTGCTCCATATCGCCTACGGTTTTGCTTCTGCGATAAATACGCACGGCCATAAGCTTTTTCAGGATGTGCTTGATTTTCCCTTCGTCACCCGCACTAAAGAGACTGGCCAGGTATTGTAAGGGAAAACGAGCTTGCTCAATGGTACCCCATAATTCCTCGGTGCTGGTATCATAAAGCCAGTTGTCGTTCCAGTACTTGGCGATGGGATCCATCTTCTCGGATTGTGCCTGGTTATCTACTTCACGCAGGGAGGCCATCACCGGTAACAAGGGTGGTACGTAGAACAACATGGGCAGGGTTCTGAATTCCGGATGTAACGGCAGGGCCAGTCCCCATTCTTTAACAAACTTGTAGGTTGGTGAATATTGAGCCGCTTTGATGGTTGAATCGGCCACACCATTTTTCTTGGCTGCTTCAATTACTTGTTCATTGAAGGGATCGAGGATCATGCTGAGTTGCCGATCTACCAGGTTATTCTCATCGCTGGATGCAGCATCATAAATCATGTCTGCATCATACAGGACTACGCCCAGGTAGCGTATGCGTCCAACACAAGAATGCATACAGGCAGGTGCATATCCGGCTTCAATTCTGGGGTAACACAGAATGCATTTCTCAGATTTACCAGTATGCCAGTTGTAATAGGATTTTTTATAGGGGCATGCCGTCACACACATCCGCCACGCCCGGCAAACATTCTGGTTGATCAACACCACACCATCTTCACCACGCTTGTAGATCGCACCGGAAGGACAGGAGGCTACGCAGGCAGGATTTAAACAATGGTTGCAGATGCGTGGCAGGTAATAAAAGGCCATCCGCTCCAGCTGGAACATAGCTTCCTGCTCGGCAGGCGACAGGTTCTTCAGGTTTGGATCCTGTCGAGCATAATCGGGTGTTCCGCTCAGGTCATCGTCCCAGTTAGGACCGCCTTTGATATCGATGGGTTTGCCTGTGATGAGCGAAACCGGCCTTGCCGTTGGTTGATCATCCATAGCGGGCGATTCAATCAGGTCGAGATACTTGTAGGTAAAAGGCTCGTAGTAATCATCAATTACCGGCAAGTGTGGGTTGTGAAAGATGTTCATCAATCCACGCAGTTTACCTGCACCCTTCAAACTGATGTCACCATTCTTCTTTTCCCAACCGCCTTTGTAAATATTCTGATCTTCCCATTTTGTGGGATAACCGGTTCCCGGTTTGGTTTCTACATTATTCCACCATTGATATTCGGCTCCTTTACGGTCGGTCCATATATTTTTACAGGCAATGGAACAGGTATGACACCCGATGCATTTATCGAGGTGAAAAACCATTGACATTTGTGCTCGTACATCCATGAGATTTCAGGTTTATGCGTTGGGAATTATTACCATACTAATTTTTCCATCTTCTTTACAATTACGTGGGTATCGCGGTTTGGTGCGATTGGGCCCCAATAGTTGAAATGATAAGAAAACTGACCGTATCCACCGGTAAGGTAGTTCGGCTTCAAGTGTATGCGTGTGAAGCTGTTGTGTCCGCCACCACGCTTGTTACCCCGAACTTGTGATTTGGGGATACCTGTAGTTCGTTCCGGTACATGGTAAACAATGCATACACCGCGTGGTATCCGTGAGCTTACACAAGCTCGCGTACAGTAAACACCGTGGTCGTTGTACACCTCTACCCAGTCGTTGTCTTTGATGCCGAGGTCTTCTGCATCTTTCTCATTGATCCAGCACGGTTCGCATCCCCGCGAAAGCGTGAGCATGCGCAAGTTCTCCATATACGTGGAGTGGATGTGCCATTTACCATGCGGTGTGAGGCAGTTCAGCACTTTGGCCTGCTCGCGCTCCAGCGATTCCTTGAGATCACCGTATGCTTCTGGTTTGGGTGAAGGCTTATAGGTAGGAAGGTGCTCGCCATAGGCGATGTACAACTCATGATCCAGGTAGAAGTGTTGCCTGCCGGTAAGGGTTCTCCATGGAACCAATTTATCAACATTGTAGGTGTAGGCAGAGTAGGCACGACCATCCTGCATTAATCCCGACCAAAGTGGTGAGGAGTTGTACCTGCGCGGTTGTGCCTGCAGATCCCCGTATGTAATGCCAACCTGTTCATAGCCTTCACCGATATCCGATAACACAAGGCCGGTTTTTTTCTCTGCTTCCCGGTAGGCACGAACAGTAAGCTTGCCGTTGGTTAGCGTAGATAGTTTTAAAAGTATGTTGGCCGCATCCCGGTCTTCTTTTAATGACGGGAGCACGCTACCATTCATCCGTTCTTTCGGGAAGTGGTTTGATTCCATGATTTCATCGTACACATCATCACACATGTAGTTGTTGCCGTGTGCACCAAGGCCACTCTTTTTGATACGGTCGCCAAGCGTGATGAACTTGTCGTATAATTTGGTATAATCACGATCTACCACGGCTATGCTGTGCATGGTTTTCCCTGGTATGGGTTCGCATTCGCCTTTGTACCAGTCTTTCACATGCCGTTGGGTAATCTCACCGGCAGAATCATGGGAAAGCGGTGAGCACACAATGTCCTTCTGCGGCTCACTCAAATGTTGCTTTGCTATTTCACTGGTGTGTTTGGCAATCAACTTAAAAATATCCCAGTCAGTTTTGGCTTCCCACACCGGTGCAATGGCTGCTGAAAGTGGGTGAATGAATGAGTGTAAGTCTGTACTGTTCAAGTCGGCCTTTTCATACCAACTTGCTGCGGGCAATACGATATCTGAATACAAGGCTGAAGAATCCATACGGAAGTTCAGGTCTACCACGAGGTCCATTTTTCCTTCCGGAGCCATGTCGTGCCACTTTACTTCATCGGTATGATCAGGTGAATCTTTGGCGATGCGGTTGGAGTGCGTACCCAAATAGTGTTTAAGTGCGTATTCATGCCCTTTCATGCTGCCCATGATGGCGTTGCCCCGCCAGATGAACCAAACTTTTGGATGATTTTCTTCTGCTTCAGGATCACCTACCGCATAGTGCAGTTTCTTTGCTTTCAGTTTTTCTACTGTATAATTTTTGATTTCATCATCCGTCTTTGCACCATTTTGCTGCGCTTCCTTGCTTAGCTCCAGTGTGTTTTGATTGAATTGCGGATAGAATGGCATCCATCCCATGCGCACTGATTGGAATATCGTATCGGCTGTATGTTGTTGGGTCCATTTATTTTTTGGAACCGTATTGTATTTAGAAAACTGACCGTCATACCGATATTGACACGTGTTAATGTAATGCCACAGCGGTGCCTGCTGCAGGCGCGCGGCACTCTGCCAATCCTTACCAAAGGTGAGGGCACTCCATGAATCTACTGGTGCCAGCTTTTCCTGGCCTACATAGTGATTCATTCCACCACCATTTTTCCCAACGCAACCAGTAAGCATCAGGGCCATAATACCTGCACGATACATCAGGTTGGCATGGTACCAGTGGTTAATCCCTGCACCTACAATGATCATGCATTTACCGCCTGTAAGGTTTGCTGTGTTTGCCCATTCTTTGGCAAACTGAATGACTGTCTTTGAATCTACACCCGTGAAAATTTCCTGCCATGCCGGTGTATAGGCAGCATCCTTATCGGTGTAGTCTTTCGGATAATCGCCCAGTAGCCCACGATCAACACCATATTGTGCCATCACCAGGTCATACACGGTTGTTACCGGAATTTTACCTGCGCTGGTTTGCAAATACTTTACCGGAACGCCACGCTGACGATGCTTGTCCAATCCGAACTCGGTGAAGGTTACCTGAAGAACCTCATCACTATTATTGATCAGGGTGAGGTATGGATCAAAAGGCTGGTTATCGACTTCATGCTCCAGCTTTATGTTCCAGTTGCCACCTTTCTTTTCCCAGCGGTGTCCCATGGTTCCTTTCGGTACCACGAGTTTACCTGTCTTGCTGTCGATGTTCAGAAATTTCCAGTCGCCATTTTCAAGGCTACTGAACTCAGCCATTTCATTGGCGCGAACCAGTTGGCCAGGTACAAGTTTACCGTCTTCCTCTTCAAGTTTTACCAGGAACGGACTGTCGGTGTATTGCTTGGTATAGTCTAAAAAATACGGAGTTTGTTTTTCGTGGTGCCACTCCTTTAATATAATGTGCGTTACTGCCATCCAGAAGGCACCATCACTGCCGGCATGAACGGGCACCCATTGATCGGCATACTTGCACACCTGGCTGAAATCAGGTGAGAACACCACGGCCTTGGTTCCGTTATGTCTGGACTCAGCAAAAAAGTGACAGTCGGGTGTGCGGGTCATGTTCAGGCAGGCACCCATATCAGCAATCATCTTGGCGTTGTACCAATCGGCACTTTCGCACACATCGGTTTGTTCGCCCCATATTTCGGGGAAGGCGGTGGGCAGATCGCAGTACCAATCGTAGAAGCTCAGGTTCACCCCTCCAAAGAGTTGAAGGAATCGGGCGCCTGCCGCATAGCTCAGCATGGACATGGCCGGTATGGGTGAAAACCCTATAACGCGATCAGGGCCGTATTTTTTGGCGGTGTAAATATTGGCGGCAGCAATCAGTTCCATCACCTCGTCCCAGGTTACCCTTCTGAAGCCACCTTTTCCGCGTGCGTTCTGGTATTTCTTTCTTTTTTCTGCGTTGGCCTGCAGGCTTGCCCAGGCTTTAACCGGATCACCTGCCTTCTTTTTTTCTTCACGCCAGGCATCGATCAATGCTCCGCGAATAAGGGGATACTTAATGCGAAGCGGGCTATATAAATACCAAGAAAAAGAAATACCCCGTTGGCAACCGCGCGGCTCATAAGGTGGGAGCGAACTTTCCAGTAATGGATAGTCGAGTTGTTGGGTTTCCCATACCACGATACCATCTTTCACATGGATTTGCCAGGAGCACCCACCCGTGCAATTCACGCCATGGGTACTTCGCACTATGCGATCATGCTGAAAGCGGTTGCGGTAAAACTCTTCCCACTTACGGGTCTGTGGCGATATGATGTCTTCAATCCAGCTCATAAATATTGGTTAAGAATTATGAATAAACCTGACGATCAAAAATTTTCTTGTTTACGGCATTCTTTTTTCGGTTCGACCACACCATGGAAAAGATAACCAACAATGCGATAAAGCTTGCACCCCCACTTAACAAGAAGAAATGTTGCCAGTTGCGCGGGTATTGCCCGAATTGATCTTCATCTGCTTGTTTGAGAAAAGCTGTAAGGGCGTAGGCTTCCTGTTCTGAAACCGGGTGGTTTAAATATGCTTCTCGCATGGCTGGAAATGGGGGAGAGGTTAGGATTGCCTGGATACCCGCTTCATTCATTCGGGAAAAAGCATCGGTTAAATCCTTGGCTAATAGTCCGCCTCCAATCAACGCGTTATTTTTAACATGATGACAGGAAATGCAACCGGGACCCCCTTCACCCAACTTTGTTTCTCCTGTGAATAGCAATTGCCCCAACTTGATTTCGCTTTCAGTAGCTTCATTCACTGAACGTACCGGTTGTTTGGGTTCCTCGGGAATTGATGATGTAGTTGACTCAGTCGTGGCTACGAAACCGGGGCTTTTCGATTTTATATAGCCAATGATTTCCTTAATCTGATCAATCGAATAGGGCGCATCAGGCATCACAGTTTTATTGTATTCCTCAAAAAGGGCAACCGCATCGGGATCTCCTTTGCTAACCATAGCTTGTGATGATTTAATGAATTCTGCTAGCCAATCATCTGACCTTCGAAGTTGTACATCGGCCAGATCGGGCCCTATCAGCCTACCTTTAGATATGGTGTGACAGGCTGAACAGAATGTTTTAAACATCATTTCACCTGATTGTTGGGCGTAGGCGGCAAATATCCCCACGCAAAATACAAGGGTGGTTAAACCGAGTTTTACTGTTTTCATTGAAGGGTGGTTGATGGTTCTGATATAAATATCTGCTTTTTGATTATCTAATAAAAGATAATATTATCTTTTATTACGAAAACCAAAGTACCTTTGGAATGGATTTGGCAGATCTGTTAATGGTCCGTGGTAATACCATACTGCATTATCTTAAATTAATAGGGTTGGTTGCCGTAGTGATTATGATTTGGTTAACCTCGGAAAGGAGCACGGAACCACCCCGTTTTTCAACCGGTCAGCCCAAGTCGACCGGTGGGTTTATTAATGGAAAGGCCGAGGGTACGTGGACCTGGTGGTATGAGAACGGAACTAAAATGACCGAAGGAAATTTCGAGGAGGGAAAACGGAATGGCCTGTGGAATACGTGGTACGAAAATGGAGTAAAAAAAAGTGAGGGCCAGTATGTTGACGATAAATTGAATGGAATGTATATGCAATGGTACCCAAACGGAAACCTGCGGTTGGAGGGAAGATATGTGAATGATATGAAAGATGGCCTATTCCGGTATTATGATACAAGTAGTATGCTTTTAAGGGAAAGTAACTACATTAATGGTTTGCTGATTAAGTAGTCCTTAATGACCTGTTTAATAATTTTTATTGCTATGAAAAAGAAATCAACCAAAAGAAAACCAATGCCAAAACCACCCAGGTTTTATGAGCAGTTCGTTAAAAAATATCCCGCTGTTGCTAAATCCTATGAAGCCATGGGTGATGCCGTTCATGGTCTTGGTCCGTTGGATGACCGCGACCGCGCGTTAATCAAACTGGCTATTTCCGGTAGTCATTTATACAGCAGCGCATTTAAAGCGCATATCCGAAAGGCAGTCGCATCAGG contains these protein-coding regions:
- a CDS encoding toxin-antitoxin system YwqK family antitoxin, producing MDLADLLMVRGNTILHYLKLIGLVAVVIMIWLTSERSTEPPRFSTGQPKSTGGFINGKAEGTWTWWYENGTKMTEGNFEEGKRNGLWNTWYENGVKKSEGQYVDDKLNGMYMQWYPNGNLRLEGRYVNDMKDGLFRYYDTSSMLLRESNYINGLLIK
- a CDS encoding carboxymuconolactone decarboxylase family protein, translated to MKKKSTKRKPMPKPPRFYEQFVKKYPAVAKSYEAMGDAVHGLGPLDDRDRALIKLAISGSHLYSSAFKAHIRKAVASGLSRDEIEHLVLLFLPTVGFPTMMAAMGIVEEQLQSTEK
- a CDS encoding nitrate reductase subunit alpha; this translates as MSWIEDIISPQTRKWEEFYRNRFQHDRIVRSTHGVNCTGGCSWQIHVKDGIVVWETQQLDYPLLESSLPPYEPRGCQRGISFSWYLYSPLRIKYPLIRGALIDAWREEKKKAGDPVKAWASLQANAEKRKKYQNARGKGGFRRVTWDEVMELIAAANIYTAKKYGPDRVIGFSPIPAMSMLSYAAGARFLQLFGGVNLSFYDWYCDLPTAFPEIWGEQTDVCESADWYNAKMIADMGACLNMTRTPDCHFFAESRHNGTKAVVFSPDFSQVCKYADQWVPVHAGSDGAFWMAVTHIILKEWHHEKQTPYFLDYTKQYTDSPFLVKLEEEDGKLVPGQLVRANEMAEFSSLENGDWKFLNIDSKTGKLVVPKGTMGHRWEKKGGNWNIKLEHEVDNQPFDPYLTLINNSDEVLQVTFTEFGLDKHRQRGVPVKYLQTSAGKIPVTTVYDLVMAQYGVDRGLLGDYPKDYTDKDAAYTPAWQEIFTGVDSKTVIQFAKEWANTANLTGGKCMIIVGAGINHWYHANLMYRAGIMALMLTGCVGKNGGGMNHYVGQEKLAPVDSWSALTFGKDWQSAARLQQAPLWHYINTCQYRYDGQFSKYNTVPKNKWTQQHTADTIFQSVRMGWMPFYPQFNQNTLELSKEAQQNGAKTDDEIKNYTVEKLKAKKLHYAVGDPEAEENHPKVWFIWRGNAIMGSMKGHEYALKHYLGTHSNRIAKDSPDHTDEVKWHDMAPEGKMDLVVDLNFRMDSSALYSDIVLPAASWYEKADLNSTDLHSFIHPLSAAIAPVWEAKTDWDIFKLIAKHTSEIAKQHLSEPQKDIVCSPLSHDSAGEITQRHVKDWYKGECEPIPGKTMHSIAVVDRDYTKLYDKFITLGDRIKKSGLGAHGNNYMCDDVYDEIMESNHFPKERMNGSVLPSLKEDRDAANILLKLSTLTNGKLTVRAYREAEKKTGLVLSDIGEGYEQVGITYGDLQAQPRRYNSSPLWSGLMQDGRAYSAYTYNVDKLVPWRTLTGRQHFYLDHELYIAYGEHLPTYKPSPKPEAYGDLKESLEREQAKVLNCLTPHGKWHIHSTYMENLRMLTLSRGCEPCWINEKDAEDLGIKDNDWVEVYNDHGVYCTRACVSSRIPRGVCIVYHVPERTTGIPKSQVRGNKRGGGHNSFTRIHLKPNYLTGGYGQFSYHFNYWGPIAPNRDTHVIVKKMEKLVW
- a CDS encoding c-type cytochrome, yielding MKTVKLGLTTLVFCVGIFAAYAQQSGEMMFKTFCSACHTISKGRLIGPDLADVQLRRSDDWLAEFIKSSQAMVSKGDPDAVALFEEYNKTVMPDAPYSIDQIKEIIGYIKSKSPGFVATTESTTSSIPEEPKQPVRSVNEATESEIKLGQLLFTGETKLGEGGPGCISCHHVKNNALIGGGLLAKDLTDAFSRMNEAGIQAILTSPPFPAMREAYLNHPVSEQEAYALTAFLKQADEDQFGQYPRNWQHFFLLSGGASFIALLVIFSMVWSNRKKNAVNKKIFDRQVYS
- the narH gene encoding nitrate reductase subunit beta yields the protein MDVRAQMSMVFHLDKCIGCHTCSIACKNIWTDRKGAEYQWWNNVETKPGTGYPTKWEDQNIYKGGWEKKNGDISLKGAGKLRGLMNIFHNPHLPVIDDYYEPFTYKYLDLIESPAMDDQPTARPVSLITGKPIDIKGGPNWDDDLSGTPDYARQDPNLKNLSPAEQEAMFQLERMAFYYLPRICNHCLNPACVASCPSGAIYKRGEDGVVLINQNVCRAWRMCVTACPYKKSYYNWHTGKSEKCILCYPRIEAGYAPACMHSCVGRIRYLGVVLYDADMIYDAASSDENNLVDRQLSMILDPFNEQVIEAAKKNGVADSTIKAAQYSPTYKFVKEWGLALPLHPEFRTLPMLFYVPPLLPVMASLREVDNQAQSEKMDPIAKYWNDNWLYDTSTEELWGTIEQARFPLQYLASLFSAGDEGKIKHILKKLMAVRIYRRSKTVGDMEQAKVDQVMKDTNLTAEEAEAIYYLTSLAKFDDRFVIPASHREQSLEMLEFPGDARGSVGFGFKSEPLRSA